Proteins encoded within one genomic window of Brockia lithotrophica:
- the pfkA gene encoding 6-phosphofructokinase, translated as MKRIAVLTSGGDAPGMNAAVRAVTRTAHFHGVEVYGISYGYAGLLERRLLPLALGSVGDILQRGGTILQTARSDAFRTPEGQRRAAEVLREFEIDGLVVVGGDGSLRGAHDLARLGVRVIGIPATIDNDIPLTDVAIGFDTAINTVIEAVDKIRDTASSHERIFVVEVMGRRAGDIALWAGLAAGAEAILIPEEPFDLDEIVAHLLRTESRGKRHSILLVAEGVMSGADLAHEIARRTGFETRHTVLGHVQRGGSPTAYDRVLASRLGARAVHALLEGEGGVMVAVRRGECVLVPLDEVVRGTHVPDLSLARLARMLSI; from the coding sequence ATGAAGCGCATCGCCGTCCTCACGAGCGGCGGAGACGCGCCCGGAATGAACGCCGCCGTACGGGCGGTCACGCGTACGGCGCACTTTCACGGCGTCGAGGTATATGGGATTTCCTACGGCTATGCAGGGCTTCTGGAGCGGCGCCTTCTCCCCCTCGCGCTGGGATCCGTAGGCGACATCCTCCAGCGCGGAGGTACGATCCTCCAGACGGCGCGGAGCGACGCCTTCCGCACGCCGGAAGGGCAACGCCGGGCCGCGGAGGTCCTGCGGGAGTTCGAGATCGACGGCCTCGTGGTCGTCGGCGGCGACGGATCTCTCCGCGGCGCGCACGACCTCGCCCGCCTCGGCGTGCGCGTGATCGGAATCCCGGCCACGATCGACAACGACATCCCCCTCACGGACGTGGCGATCGGCTTCGACACGGCGATCAACACGGTGATTGAAGCGGTAGACAAAATCCGCGACACGGCTTCGTCGCACGAGCGCATCTTCGTCGTCGAAGTCATGGGCCGCCGGGCGGGCGACATCGCCCTTTGGGCGGGGCTTGCGGCGGGAGCTGAGGCGATCCTCATCCCCGAGGAGCCCTTCGACCTCGACGAAATCGTCGCCCATCTCCTCCGGACGGAGTCGCGGGGGAAGCGGCACAGTATCCTCCTCGTCGCAGAAGGGGTCATGAGCGGGGCAGATCTCGCGCACGAAATCGCCCGGCGCACAGGTTTCGAGACCCGCCACACCGTCCTCGGGCACGTCCAGCGGGGCGGATCGCCTACGGCATACGACCGCGTGCTCGCCAGCCGCTTGGGCGCAAGGGCGGTACACGCCCTCTTGGAAGGAGAGGGTGGGGTCATGGTGGCCGTTCGGCGGGGGGAATGCGTGCTCGTCCCGCTCGACGAAGTCGTGCGCGGGACGCACGTTCCCGACCTTTCCCTGGCTCGGCTCGCGCGCATGCTCTCCATCTGA
- a CDS encoding acetyl-CoA carboxylase carboxyltransferase subunit alpha — protein MAGELPFERPLLDLELKIRELKAFMAEKGIDLRDEIERLEARARALAEELYRNLGPWERVLVARHPERPTTLEIVEHVFEDFFELHGDRLYGDDPAVVGGIALFEGLPVTVIGHQKGKTTEEQIRRNFGMPHPEGNRKALRLMRQAEKFGRPVITFVNTPGAYPGKGAEERGQGLAIAENLWTMAGLRVPIVTFVVGEGASGGALALAVADRLYMLEYAWFTVIAPEGAAALLWRDAKEAPRAAAALKLTARDLLELGVIDAIVPEPLGGAHKDPEAVYGEIRRFLRLALDELLLVPPEDLVERRYRRLRSVGRFSSLLSSVDGDEAAEEEDRPPDGTRS, from the coding sequence GTGGCCGGTGAACTCCCCTTCGAGCGGCCCCTCCTCGACCTGGAACTCAAGATCCGCGAGCTCAAAGCTTTCATGGCGGAGAAGGGAATCGACCTGCGCGACGAGATCGAGCGTCTGGAAGCGCGTGCCCGCGCCCTCGCCGAAGAGCTATACCGGAACCTCGGTCCGTGGGAACGCGTGCTCGTGGCGCGCCATCCGGAGCGCCCGACGACGCTGGAGATCGTCGAGCATGTCTTCGAGGACTTTTTCGAGCTCCATGGGGACCGCCTCTACGGCGACGATCCGGCCGTCGTCGGCGGGATCGCGCTCTTCGAAGGCCTCCCCGTGACCGTAATCGGGCACCAAAAGGGAAAGACTACGGAAGAACAGATCCGCCGGAACTTCGGGATGCCGCATCCGGAGGGGAACCGCAAGGCCCTCCGCCTCATGCGTCAGGCGGAAAAGTTCGGCCGCCCCGTGATCACCTTCGTGAACACGCCGGGGGCATATCCCGGGAAAGGCGCGGAAGAGCGGGGACAAGGGTTGGCCATTGCGGAGAACCTGTGGACGATGGCTGGCCTCCGCGTCCCTATCGTCACCTTTGTCGTGGGCGAGGGGGCTTCCGGCGGCGCCCTCGCCCTGGCCGTCGCCGACCGGCTGTACATGCTCGAGTACGCCTGGTTTACCGTGATCGCCCCCGAAGGCGCGGCCGCCCTCCTCTGGCGCGACGCCAAGGAGGCCCCGCGGGCGGCGGCCGCGTTGAAGCTCACGGCCCGGGACTTACTCGAGCTCGGCGTGATCGATGCCATCGTCCCCGAGCCCCTGGGGGGCGCGCACAAGGATCCCGAGGCGGTCTACGGGGAAATCCGGCGGTTCCTTCGCCTCGCTTTGGATGAGCTCCTCTTAGTGCCTCCGGAAGACCTCGTCGAGCGGCGGTATCGCCGCCTTCGGAGCGTGGGACGCTTTTCTTCGCTCCTCTCCTCCGTGGACGGCGATGAAGCGGCGGAGGAAGAGGATCGGCCTCCCGACGGTACGCGGAGTTGA
- the accD gene encoding acetyl-CoA carboxylase, carboxyltransferase subunit beta, with protein sequence MRWRDLFGKKGKREGEGPPLRRRETGAVARKADEASPSARQAKDIPEGLVEKCPSCGAILYRKELEANLKVCPRCGYHFPLSAPERIAITFDGGHIFEYDRDLVSEDPLAFPGYREKLAEAQERTGLMEAVVTGEGTIEGFPVVAAVMDGRFIMGSMGSVVGEKVARAAEMARAKRYPFVLFSASGGARMQEGILSLMQMAKTAAAVRRLADAGVLFVSVFTHPTTGGVLASFAGLGDVLLAEPGALIGFTGRRIIEQTIREKLPPDFQTAEFLFAHGQLDGIVPRKEMRPTLAKLLRLHAAGRRVGGGR encoded by the coding sequence GTGCGTTGGCGCGATCTCTTTGGCAAAAAGGGGAAACGAGAGGGAGAAGGTCCGCCACTCCGACGCCGCGAGACGGGTGCGGTCGCCCGCAAGGCGGACGAGGCTTCCCCGTCCGCCCGCCAGGCCAAGGACATCCCCGAAGGACTCGTGGAAAAATGCCCTTCGTGCGGCGCCATCCTCTACCGCAAGGAACTCGAGGCAAACCTCAAGGTGTGCCCGCGCTGCGGGTACCACTTCCCCCTCTCCGCGCCGGAACGCATCGCCATCACCTTCGACGGAGGGCACATCTTTGAGTACGACCGCGACCTCGTGAGCGAAGACCCGCTCGCGTTTCCCGGCTATCGGGAGAAACTCGCGGAAGCCCAGGAGCGTACCGGCCTCATGGAGGCCGTCGTCACGGGCGAAGGGACGATCGAAGGCTTTCCTGTGGTCGCGGCGGTCATGGACGGACGCTTCATCATGGGAAGCATGGGATCCGTCGTCGGGGAAAAAGTCGCGCGGGCGGCGGAGATGGCGCGGGCGAAGCGCTATCCGTTCGTCCTCTTCTCCGCATCTGGCGGAGCCCGCATGCAGGAGGGCATCCTAAGCCTCATGCAGATGGCCAAAACCGCCGCGGCGGTGCGACGCCTCGCGGACGCGGGCGTCCTCTTCGTGAGCGTGTTTACTCACCCTACGACAGGGGGCGTCCTCGCGAGCTTTGCGGGTCTCGGGGACGTCCTTCTGGCGGAACCCGGGGCGCTCATCGGGTTTACGGGGCGGCGGATCATCGAGCAGACGATTCGAGAAAAGCTGCCCCCGGACTTCCAGACGGCGGAGTTCCTCTTCGCCCACGGCCAGCTCGACGGCATCGTCCCCCGGAAGGAGATGCGCCCCACGCTCGCCAAACTCTTGCGCCTGCACGCCGCGGGAAGGAGGGTCGGCGGTGGCCGGTGA
- a CDS encoding NAD(P)-dependent malic enzyme, with product MTEAHGRKAAQEAGGDSEAVRLHRAARGKWGISPRVPLRNSRDLSLAYTPGVAEPVRRIAREPEEVWELTSRGNLVAVVSDGTAVLGLGDVGPEAALPVMEGKALLFKRFAGIDAVPLVVRAPTSEALVEIVRGLAPSFGGINLEDVAAPRCFAVEEELVRSLDIPVFHDDQHGTAIVVLAALLGALEVVGKDLSDLRIVVAGAGAAGTAVAELLLAEGAGEVRVLDRRGILSPKRNDLDAYKRRLAERTNPEGEEGGLAEALVGADVFVGVARGGLLTPEMVQAMRSPAIVFALSNPDPEILPDAARAAGAAIVATGRSDFPNQVNNVLAFPGVFRGALSVRARRITPKMKRAAAHAIYAVARLEGISPETILPSVFHPEVVPRVAAAVARTALEEGVARLSRSPEEVEAEARRFAELGRRLGESVGE from the coding sequence ATGACGGAAGCCCACGGACGTAAGGCGGCCCAAGAGGCAGGTGGGGATTCGGAGGCAGTACGCTTGCACCGCGCCGCGCGAGGGAAGTGGGGGATATCCCCGAGGGTCCCCCTCCGGAATTCCCGCGATCTGAGCCTCGCCTACACCCCCGGCGTCGCCGAGCCCGTTCGCCGCATCGCCCGAGAACCCGAGGAGGTTTGGGAACTCACCTCCCGCGGGAACCTCGTGGCCGTCGTATCCGATGGCACGGCCGTCCTCGGGCTCGGGGACGTGGGGCCCGAGGCCGCGCTTCCCGTGATGGAGGGGAAAGCCCTCCTCTTCAAGCGGTTTGCCGGGATCGACGCCGTTCCCTTGGTCGTACGGGCCCCCACGTCCGAGGCGCTCGTCGAGATCGTCCGGGGGCTCGCCCCTTCCTTCGGCGGGATCAACCTCGAAGACGTCGCTGCGCCGCGGTGCTTTGCCGTGGAAGAGGAGCTCGTGCGCTCTCTCGACATCCCCGTCTTTCACGACGACCAGCACGGGACGGCCATCGTCGTCCTCGCCGCCCTCTTGGGGGCGCTTGAGGTCGTGGGCAAGGACCTCTCCGACCTGCGCATCGTCGTAGCCGGGGCCGGCGCGGCGGGAACCGCCGTGGCGGAACTCCTCCTCGCCGAAGGCGCCGGCGAAGTGCGCGTCCTCGACCGCCGGGGCATCCTTTCGCCGAAGCGGAACGACCTCGACGCCTACAAACGCCGGTTGGCCGAGCGGACGAATCCGGAAGGCGAGGAAGGGGGACTTGCCGAGGCGCTCGTCGGCGCCGACGTATTTGTCGGCGTCGCCCGCGGGGGGCTCCTCACGCCGGAGATGGTACAGGCGATGCGGTCTCCGGCGATCGTCTTCGCCCTGTCCAACCCCGACCCAGAAATTTTGCCCGATGCGGCACGCGCCGCCGGTGCGGCGATCGTGGCGACGGGCCGTTCGGACTTTCCCAACCAGGTGAACAACGTCCTCGCCTTTCCCGGAGTCTTCCGCGGGGCCTTGAGCGTGCGGGCGCGGCGGATCACCCCGAAGATGAAGCGCGCCGCCGCCCACGCCATCTACGCCGTCGCCCGTTTGGAGGGGATTTCGCCCGAAACGATCCTTCCTTCCGTGTTCCACCCCGAAGTCGTCCCTCGCGTCGCCGCCGCCGTCGCTCGAACGGCTTTGGAGGAAGGGGTCGCCCGCCTTTCCCGAAGTCCGGAAGAGGTCGAGGCGGAAGCGCGGCGCTTTGCGGAACTCGGACGCCGCCTCGGGGAATCGGTGGGAGAGTAG
- the dnaE gene encoding DNA polymerase III subunit alpha codes for MGFVHLHVHSSYSLHAALPTPEAIVEAAHRLEMPAVALTDRDALFGAIKFLRRAEELGVKPILGLELTLAPSEQLKKRHVSEVHLTFLALNAEGYGKLLRLATAARTKGKTSGVTWEDVERELADGAEGLVLLTGDVFGEIPQLLRLGLEEEAYSRALTYIALFGRENVYVELMDHGNQDERIVLRPLRELAEKLNLRRVVTHDVRYLDPQDARALDVLMALGAGVRLNDPNRPRLEREGEYAFFSPKEMERRYAFDREALEETLRLAERVEPYLTFGELKLPSFPLTPGMNPQTYLRIRAREGAERRYGSPLPAHVRERLEYELRTIQAMGFQDYFLIVWDVVRAARERGIPVGPGRGSAAGSLVAYALGITEVDPLAHDLLFERFLNPERRNLPDIDIDVADVRRDEVLRYLAERFGAERVAQIVTFGTIAARQAVRDAGRLLGIPPSEVDRIAKLIPAGPDMTLARAQEEEPALRELLASRDEYRRLAQVAARLEGLPRQTSVHAAGVVIAPKPLQTYVPLMDGEATLLLTQYPMEDLEAIGLLKMDFLGLRNLTIVDETVRLLAREGREVRPEEFPKDDRATFELLARGDTAGVFQLESRGMRAVLRRLHPERFEDLVAVLALYRPGPMAQIDAYIAGKRGEREVRYPHPALEPILRPTYGVLVYQEQIMRIAEAMAGYTLGEADVLRRGVAKKERATLERERERFVARAVERGFPREVAEEVYELIVRFADYGFNKSHAVAYAELAYRMAYLKANHPREFFTALLSQSLGAQDKVALYVSECRRRGIPVYLPDVNRSEAGFTVEGEGIRFGLRAIRGVGDGAASEILRARAAGGEFRSFSDFLRRTDRRAVSRRSIEALIRSGALDSLPGERAAKLQILDLLLKEEEGGERLLEVEVEFPDVPPLTPEERLRDEREFLGTYVSGHPADTREEVFRRLDVLPLRELERVGKGEVRVGGELEGFTVRPARRGGSYAEALLTDFSGAAKIVAAGEAFDALRRLYAERGSSSGFFLVIVEGTLAEDEGEELPRLWVRRIVSADGSPEEVRARLFSGRTPPSRPRSARSASPSRDVRPSRPPSAAPDAPSVPVFRGAPSTPPASDAPAAPSEAEHASQEAPSGGSAGSVERRLYVRLGKAHKVTHVADAFRELLLRHSGDVPVFVYDEERRSWLKLPPRYHVRPTLTFLREARRLLGEDAVVLQERGTEGDAGSAGSQKEETRR; via the coding sequence GTGGGTTTCGTTCACCTGCACGTGCACTCCTCGTACTCCCTGCACGCCGCGCTTCCGACGCCCGAGGCCATCGTCGAGGCGGCGCACCGCTTGGAGATGCCCGCGGTGGCGCTGACGGACCGTGACGCCCTCTTCGGGGCGATCAAGTTCCTCCGCCGCGCCGAGGAGCTGGGGGTGAAGCCCATCCTCGGGCTCGAGCTCACCCTCGCCCCCTCCGAGCAGTTGAAGAAGCGGCACGTGTCGGAGGTGCACCTCACCTTCCTCGCCTTGAACGCAGAAGGGTACGGGAAGCTCCTCCGCCTCGCGACCGCGGCGCGGACCAAAGGGAAGACGTCGGGTGTGACGTGGGAGGACGTGGAGAGGGAACTCGCCGACGGCGCCGAAGGACTCGTCCTTTTGACCGGCGACGTTTTCGGGGAGATCCCCCAACTTTTGCGCCTCGGCCTCGAAGAGGAAGCCTACTCCCGGGCGCTTACGTACATCGCACTCTTCGGAAGGGAGAACGTCTACGTCGAGCTCATGGACCACGGGAATCAGGACGAGCGGATCGTCCTCCGTCCGCTCCGGGAGCTCGCCGAGAAGCTGAACCTTCGGAGGGTGGTCACGCACGACGTGCGCTACCTCGACCCGCAGGACGCTCGGGCGCTGGACGTCCTCATGGCTCTCGGGGCGGGCGTTCGGCTCAACGACCCCAATCGTCCGCGCCTCGAACGCGAAGGGGAGTACGCCTTCTTCTCCCCAAAGGAGATGGAGCGTCGCTACGCCTTCGACCGGGAGGCGCTCGAGGAAACGCTCCGCCTCGCCGAACGCGTGGAGCCGTACCTCACCTTCGGCGAACTCAAGCTCCCGTCCTTCCCTCTGACGCCCGGCATGAACCCTCAGACCTACCTCCGCATTCGTGCGCGGGAAGGTGCGGAACGCCGGTACGGTTCGCCTCTCCCCGCCCACGTCCGCGAGCGGCTCGAGTACGAGCTCCGGACGATCCAGGCCATGGGGTTTCAAGACTACTTCCTCATCGTCTGGGACGTCGTGCGCGCCGCCCGCGAGCGGGGGATCCCCGTAGGTCCCGGCCGCGGCTCGGCCGCCGGGAGTTTGGTCGCCTACGCCCTGGGCATCACGGAAGTCGACCCGCTCGCCCACGACCTCCTCTTCGAGCGCTTTTTGAACCCCGAGCGCCGCAACCTCCCGGACATCGACATCGACGTCGCCGACGTACGCCGCGACGAAGTCCTCCGCTACCTCGCGGAGCGTTTCGGCGCCGAGCGCGTGGCGCAGATCGTCACCTTCGGGACGATCGCCGCGCGCCAGGCCGTCCGCGACGCCGGCCGCCTCCTCGGGATTCCGCCCTCGGAGGTGGACCGGATCGCCAAGTTGATCCCCGCTGGCCCCGACATGACCTTGGCGAGGGCGCAGGAAGAGGAACCCGCTCTGCGGGAACTCCTCGCCTCCCGGGACGAATACCGCCGCCTCGCCCAGGTCGCCGCGCGCCTCGAGGGGCTGCCGCGGCAGACGAGCGTGCACGCCGCAGGCGTCGTCATCGCCCCGAAGCCTTTGCAGACGTACGTCCCGCTCATGGACGGCGAGGCCACCCTCCTCCTCACGCAGTACCCCATGGAGGACTTGGAGGCGATCGGCCTCCTCAAGATGGACTTCCTCGGACTTCGCAACCTCACGATCGTGGACGAAACCGTGCGCCTCCTCGCCCGCGAAGGGCGCGAGGTACGCCCCGAAGAATTTCCCAAGGACGACCGCGCGACGTTCGAACTCCTCGCGCGCGGGGATACGGCGGGCGTCTTTCAACTCGAGTCCCGGGGGATGCGCGCCGTCCTCCGTCGCCTCCATCCGGAGCGCTTCGAGGACCTCGTCGCCGTCCTCGCCCTCTACCGCCCCGGCCCCATGGCCCAGATCGACGCCTACATCGCAGGGAAGCGCGGCGAGCGGGAGGTGCGCTACCCTCACCCCGCCCTCGAACCGATCCTCCGCCCGACGTACGGCGTCCTCGTCTACCAAGAGCAGATCATGCGCATCGCGGAGGCGATGGCGGGGTACACCCTCGGCGAGGCGGACGTCCTTCGTCGCGGCGTCGCGAAGAAGGAGCGGGCGACGCTCGAACGCGAGCGCGAGCGCTTCGTGGCGCGCGCCGTAGAGCGGGGCTTTCCCCGAGAGGTTGCGGAAGAGGTGTACGAACTCATCGTCCGCTTTGCGGACTACGGGTTCAACAAGAGCCACGCCGTCGCCTACGCCGAGCTCGCCTACCGGATGGCCTACCTCAAGGCCAACCACCCGCGGGAGTTCTTCACCGCCCTCCTCTCCCAGTCCCTCGGCGCCCAGGACAAGGTGGCTCTGTACGTGTCGGAGTGCCGCCGCCGCGGGATTCCCGTCTACCTCCCGGACGTGAACCGGAGCGAGGCAGGGTTCACCGTGGAGGGCGAGGGGATCCGCTTCGGGCTTCGGGCGATCCGGGGGGTGGGGGACGGTGCCGCTTCGGAAATCCTGCGCGCCCGTGCGGCGGGAGGAGAATTCCGCTCCTTTTCGGACTTCCTCCGGAGGACGGACCGAAGGGCGGTGAGCCGCCGGAGCATTGAGGCCCTCATCCGCTCCGGCGCCCTCGATTCCCTTCCCGGAGAACGGGCTGCCAAGCTGCAGATCCTCGACCTCCTCCTCAAAGAAGAAGAGGGGGGAGAACGCCTCCTCGAGGTGGAGGTGGAGTTTCCCGACGTCCCACCGCTCACTCCGGAAGAACGCCTGCGCGACGAGCGCGAATTTCTCGGAACGTACGTAAGCGGCCACCCGGCGGACACTCGGGAAGAGGTCTTTCGCCGTTTAGACGTGCTCCCCCTGCGGGAACTCGAAAGGGTGGGGAAAGGGGAGGTGCGCGTGGGCGGTGAACTCGAAGGGTTCACCGTGCGCCCGGCGCGGCGCGGGGGAAGCTACGCCGAAGCCCTGCTTACGGATTTTAGCGGTGCGGCCAAGATCGTCGCCGCCGGAGAGGCCTTCGACGCCCTTCGCCGCCTCTACGCCGAACGCGGATCGTCCTCCGGGTTTTTCCTCGTGATCGTGGAGGGGACCTTGGCGGAGGACGAGGGCGAGGAACTCCCGCGCCTCTGGGTGCGGCGGATCGTCTCTGCAGACGGATCGCCGGAGGAGGTCCGTGCGCGCCTCTTCTCCGGCCGCACTCCCCCGTCTCGACCCCGCTCCGCGCGTTCCGCTTCCCCTTCGCGGGACGTCCGACCTTCCCGGCCCCCCTCTGCGGCGCCGGATGCTCCTTCCGTGCCGGTCTTCCGGGGAGCGCCCTCCACCCCGCCTGCATCGGATGCCCCCGCCGCACCTTCCGAAGCGGAGCATGCATCGCAGGAGGCACCTTCGGGAGGGAGCGCGGGATCCGTCGAGCGCCGGCTTTACGTGCGCCTGGGCAAGGCGCACAAGGTCACGCACGTCGCCGACGCCTTCCGCGAACTTCTCCTTCGACATTCCGGGGACGTTCCCGTTTTCGTGTATGATGAAGAGCGAAGGTCTTGGCTGAAACTTCCGCCGCGCTACCACGTGCGGCCGACGCTCACGTTTTTGCGCGAGGCGCGGCGCCTCCTCGGCGAGGATGCCGTCGTTCTTCAAGAACGAGGAACGGAGGGGGATGCTGGGAGTGCCGGAAGTCAAAAGGAGGAAACGCGTAGATGA
- a CDS encoding YtrH family sporulation protein, producing the protein MHVQVNETHLLSPFPDDAETAAYLPLPRRRVMARQRRGGCPLARLAAVFFIAYGMTAGGVLFGGLAAVLSRTPPVPFMLRLAEDLKYWAVMAAVGGTITALKSLEEGVFGGRPGELLKGLALLGAAFLGAALAAQHLAWALRDPTRG; encoded by the coding sequence GTGCACGTGCAGGTGAACGAAACCCACCTTCTCTCCCCCTTTCCGGACGACGCCGAAACGGCGGCATACCTTCCTCTGCCGCGGCGTAGGGTGATGGCGAGGCAAAGGCGAGGGGGATGTCCGTTGGCTCGGCTCGCCGCCGTCTTTTTCATCGCGTACGGGATGACCGCAGGCGGCGTCCTCTTCGGCGGCCTCGCCGCCGTGCTCTCTCGAACACCGCCCGTCCCCTTCATGCTCCGCCTGGCAGAGGACTTGAAGTACTGGGCGGTGATGGCCGCCGTCGGCGGCACGATCACCGCCCTCAAGTCCCTCGAGGAGGGCGTCTTCGGCGGACGGCCGGGAGAACTCCTCAAGGGGTTGGCCCTCTTGGGCGCCGCCTTCCTCGGGGCGGCACTCGCCGCCCAACATTTGGCCTGGGCCCTCCGCGACCCTACGCGGGGGTGA
- a CDS encoding DRTGG domain-containing protein, producing the protein MPVSGRRALLATGGRALSLLTKHEQILAYIESLPVGEKISVRSVARALGVSEGTAYRAIKEAENQGLVSTIERVGTIRIERKKRETLEQLTFGEVAAIVDGEVLAGASGLGKRLNKFVIGAMRLDDMMKYVEPGNLLIVGNRDEAHRLALLQGAAVLITGGFDADPATKKLADEVGLPLISSPYDTFTVATLINRAIYDQLIKKKILRVEDIYIPLEKTVYVTGKQTVGDVKRIAQETGHHHFPVVDDDMTVLGVVSARDLLSLRDDTRVADILKPLSVYARPQFTVAATAHTLVWEDMHLLPVVDADRRLLGIVTRKDILKALQQLDKQPHVGDTFEDLIFTTLKPRDEEGCSTFVGSVTPQMTNRYGMLSSGVLASLIYEAAIACLRRERRGDFEIEHSLVYFLRPVPIEQEIEVEPRILDIGRRRGRVEVTVRSQGQEVAKALIAAQVWEG; encoded by the coding sequence GTGCCCGTATCGGGGCGGCGGGCGCTCCTCGCCACAGGGGGGAGAGCCTTGTCGCTTCTTACCAAACACGAGCAAATTTTGGCATACATCGAGAGCCTTCCCGTCGGTGAAAAGATCTCCGTCCGCTCCGTAGCGCGCGCCCTCGGGGTAAGCGAAGGGACGGCGTACCGCGCGATCAAGGAGGCGGAAAACCAAGGGCTCGTCTCGACGATCGAGCGGGTGGGGACCATCCGCATCGAACGCAAAAAGCGGGAGACCCTTGAGCAGCTCACCTTCGGCGAGGTCGCGGCGATCGTCGACGGGGAGGTGCTCGCGGGGGCTTCCGGGTTGGGGAAGCGGCTCAACAAGTTCGTCATCGGCGCCATGCGCCTGGACGACATGATGAAGTACGTCGAGCCCGGGAACCTCCTCATCGTCGGCAACCGCGACGAGGCCCACCGCCTGGCCCTGCTGCAAGGTGCGGCGGTGCTCATCACGGGGGGGTTTGACGCCGATCCGGCGACGAAGAAGCTCGCCGACGAGGTCGGCCTCCCCCTCATCTCCAGCCCGTACGACACCTTTACCGTGGCCACGCTCATCAACCGGGCGATCTACGACCAACTCATCAAAAAGAAGATCCTCCGCGTAGAGGACATCTACATCCCCCTGGAGAAGACCGTCTACGTGACGGGAAAGCAGACCGTCGGGGACGTGAAGCGGATCGCCCAAGAAACGGGGCACCACCACTTTCCCGTGGTCGACGACGACATGACCGTGCTCGGCGTCGTCTCCGCCCGCGACCTGTTGAGCCTCCGGGACGACACCCGCGTCGCGGACATCCTCAAGCCTCTCTCCGTCTACGCGCGGCCGCAGTTCACCGTGGCGGCGACGGCGCACACCCTCGTGTGGGAAGACATGCACCTCCTGCCGGTCGTAGACGCCGACCGCCGCCTTCTCGGCATCGTCACGCGCAAAGACATCCTCAAGGCGCTTCAGCAGCTCGACAAGCAGCCGCACGTCGGAGACACGTTCGAGGACCTCATCTTCACCACGCTCAAGCCGCGGGACGAGGAAGGGTGCAGCACCTTCGTCGGCTCCGTGACGCCGCAGATGACCAACCGCTACGGGATGCTTTCCTCCGGCGTACTCGCCTCGCTCATCTACGAGGCGGCGATCGCCTGCCTGCGCCGCGAGCGCCGGGGCGACTTCGAAATCGAACACTCCCTCGTCTACTTCCTCCGTCCCGTACCCATCGAGCAGGAAATCGAAGTCGAGCCGCGGATTCTCGACATTGGCCGCCGGCGCGGGCGCGTCGAGGTGACCGTCCGCTCGCAAGGGCAAGAGGTGGCCAAGGCCCTCATCGCCGCCCAGGTGTGGGAAGGTTGA
- a CDS encoding metal-dependent hydrolase: protein MEIRYFGHAYVHLTVGGYRVAIDPFVEGNPLAPPEARHVAADYVLLTHGHGDHVGGAWDLARRGAKVVATFELAQIFAERGAEVLPMNLGGSLALPFGRVKLVPAFHSSSVETGSGIRYAGMPGGFLLFAEGKTVYHAGDTALFGDMRIIGELTPPDVAFLPIGDTYTMGPEDAVLAARWLRARRVVPIHYNTFPAIAQDPEAFVARLAAEGILGIALTPGGSLTL from the coding sequence GTGGAAATCCGCTACTTCGGACACGCGTACGTGCATCTCACCGTCGGCGGGTACCGGGTGGCCATCGATCCGTTCGTCGAGGGGAACCCACTCGCACCGCCGGAGGCCCGCCACGTTGCGGCAGACTACGTTCTCCTCACCCACGGGCACGGGGATCACGTAGGCGGGGCGTGGGACCTCGCCCGACGGGGGGCAAAGGTGGTCGCCACCTTCGAGCTCGCGCAGATCTTCGCCGAGCGGGGGGCGGAGGTACTTCCGATGAACCTAGGCGGGAGCCTCGCGCTCCCCTTTGGCCGCGTGAAGCTCGTTCCCGCCTTCCACAGCTCTTCCGTGGAGACGGGTTCCGGGATCCGCTACGCGGGGATGCCCGGGGGATTCCTCCTCTTTGCCGAAGGGAAAACCGTATACCACGCGGGGGATACGGCGCTCTTCGGGGACATGCGCATCATCGGCGAACTCACGCCTCCAGACGTCGCCTTCCTCCCCATCGGGGATACGTACACGATGGGCCCCGAAGACGCGGTCCTCGCGGCGCGGTGGCTTCGGGCGCGGCGCGTCGTGCCCATCCACTACAACACGTTTCCCGCCATCGCCCAGGATCCGGAGGCGTTCGTCGCCCGTCTCGCCGCCGAAGGGATCCTCGGGATCGCCCTTACGCCCGGCGGTTCGCTTACGTTGTAG